A genomic stretch from Setaria viridis chromosome 1, Setaria_viridis_v4.0, whole genome shotgun sequence includes:
- the LOC117856765 gene encoding protein STRICTOSIDINE SYNTHASE-LIKE 10: MGNVPGKKVLTLAISLLAVLALLLQPCAAARPISQTATIDGSRSLHLPLRGSLLRGPESVAFDGDGAGPYSGVSDGRVLKWNGLVRGWSTYAYSPGYDAKACTASRTRPAEVTESMCGRPLGLRFHYGSGNLYIADAYKGLMRVGPGGGEAKVLVTKADGVPLRFTNGVDIDQVTGEVFFTDSSMNYQRSQHERVTATGDSTGRLMKYDPKTNHVTVLQSGITYPNGLAISADRTHLVVALTGPCKLMRYWIKGSKAGTSEPLADLPGYPDNVRADIKGGFWVALHREKMELPFGPDSHLLAVRINADGRVVQVMRGPKSVRPTEVMEREGGKLYMGSVELPYVAVVSE, encoded by the coding sequence ATGGGGAACGTTCCGGGGAAGAAGGTTCTGACGCTGGCGATCTCGTTGCTCGCCGTCCTGGCGCTCCTGCTCCAGCCTTGCGCTGCGGCACGCCCCATCTCCCAGACGGCTACCATTGACGGCAGCCGGAGCCTGCACCTGCCGCTCCGCGGATCGCTGCTGCGTGGCCCGGAGAGCGTCGcgttcgacggcgacggcgccggtcCCTACAGCGGCGTCTCCGACGGCCGCGTCCTCAAGTGGAACGGGCTGGTGCGCGGCTGGTCGACCTACGCGTACAGCCCGGGTTACGACGCCAAGGCCTGCACCGCGTCCAGGACTCGGCCGGCGGAGGTGACGGAGAGCATGTGCGGCCGCCCGTTAGGCCTGCGCTTCCACTACGGGTCAGGTAACCTTTACATCGCCGACGCCTACAAGGGACTGATGCGTGTCGgaccgggcggcggcgaggcgaagGTGTTGGTCACAAAGGCCGATGGCGTGCCGCTCCGCTTCACCAACGGTGTCGACATCGATCAAGTTACCGGGGAAGTGTTCTTCACGGACAGCAGTATGAACTATCAACGATCGCAGCACGAGAGAGTTACGGCTACCGGAGACTCGACGGGTCGCCTTATGAAGTACGATCCGAAGACGAACCATGTCACTGTATTGCAATCCGGCATCACTTATCCTAACGGTCTTGCCATTAGTGCCGATCGTACACACCTTGTCGTCGCACTTACCGGACCATGCAAGTTGATGAGGTATTGGATCAAGGGTTCCAAGGCGGGGACGTCGGAGCCCCTTGCTGATCTACCGGGTTACCCTGACAATGTAAGGGCTGATATCAAAGGCGGTTTTTGGGTGGCACTACATCGGGAGAAGATGGAGCTGCCGTTTGGTCCGGACAGCCACCTGCTCGCTGTGAGGATCAATGCTGACGGAAGGGTGGTACAGGTGATGAGAGGGCCCAAGAGCGTGAGGCCAACCGAAGTGATGGAGAGGGAAGGCGGCAAGTTGTACATGGGATCGGTGGAATTACCTTATGTCGCCGTAGTTAGTGAATAG
- the LOC117840615 gene encoding transcription termination factor MTERF4, chloroplastic — protein MLPLARALRSLGPAAAAREGPLLAWFSSTRLASSSTPPEYEMPSVTWGVIQGRKERLVSRVLALDFLRSAGVSDPAGELEAVELPSSLEVLQERLDFLLRLGLSTDDLSNYPLLLACSLRKNVIPVLSYLEKLGVTRARLPAFVRAYPACLHASVAVDLSPVVKALRGLDVDRQDIPRVLERYPDVLGLKPDGTISTSVAYLVGIVGVAPRDIGPMVTHYPFFLGMRVGTTIKPLCDYITSLGLPMRILARILEKRPYILGYDLEETVKPNVEALLSFGIRKEALPLVIAQYPSILGLPLKVKLAAQQYFFNLKLQIDPDGFARAVENLPQLVSLNQNVILKPVEFLRGRGISNEDVARMVVRCPQILLQRIELMKNSLYFFKSEIKRPMSELLEYPEYFTYSLESRIKPRYMRVTSKGIRCSLDWFLNCSDLRFEERMRGDFIEGDAPGPLFTMGGKLQMPGSQLVSDDDNEDTDDEVLYRRTVML, from the coding sequence ATGCTTCCCCTTGCCCGCGCGCTCCGGAGCCtcggcccggcggcggccgcgcgcgagGGGCCCCTCCTCGCGTGGTTCTCCTCCACCAGgttggcctcctcctccacgccgccggaGTACGAGATGCCGTCGGTGACGTGGGGCGTGATCCAGGGGCGGAAGGAGCGCCTTGTCTCCCGCGTGCTGGCGCTCGACTTCCTCCGCTCCGCCGGTGTGTCCGACCCCGCCGGCGAACTAGAGGCCGTcgagctcccctcctccctcgaggTGCTCCAGGAGCGCCTCgacttcctcctccgcctcggcctgTCCACCGACGACCTCTCCAATTACCCGCTTCTCCTCGCTTGCTCCCTTCGGAAGAACGTCATCCCCGTGCTCTCCTACCTCGAGAAGCTCGGCGTCACGCGCGCCCGCCTCCCCGCCTTCGTCCGCGCCTACCCTGCGTGCCTCCACGCCTCTGTCGCCGTCGACCTCTCCCCGGTCGTCAAGGCCCTCCGCGGCCTCGACGTCGACCGCCAGGACATTCCACGCGTCCTCGAGCGGTATCCCGACGTCCTGGGCCTCAAGCCGGACGGCACAATCAGCACCTCCGTCGCCTACCTCGTGGGCATCGTCGGCGTGGCGCCACGAGACATCGGTCCCATGGTAACGCACTACCCTTTCTTCCTCGGCATGAGGGTTGGCACTACCATCAAGCCGTTGTGCGATTACATCACTTCTCTCGGGCTGCCCATGCGGATCCTGGCCAGGATCCTCGAGAAGCGGCCGTACATTCTGGGCTATGATCTTGAGGAGACGGTCAAGCCAAACGTCGAGGCATTGCTCAGCTTCGGCATTCGGAAGGAGGCACTGCCATTGGTGATCGCACAGTATCCATCTATACTCGGGCTGCCTCTGAAAGTGAAGCTAGCGGCACAACAGTACTTCTTCAACTTGAAGCTCCAAATTGACCCTGATGGATTTGCCCGTGCGGTTGAGAATTTGCCGCAGCTTGTAAGCTTAAATCAGAATGTGATCTTGAAGCCTGTGGAGTTCCTTCGTGGACGAGGGATATCCAATGAGGATGTTGCACGGATGGTGGTCCGGTGCCCTCAGATTCTATTGCAGCGGATCGAGCTCATGAAGAACAGCTTATACTTCTTCAAGAGTGAGATAAAGAGACCAATGAGTGAATTGTTGGAATACCCAGAGTATTTTACTTACAGCTTGGAGTCAAGGATCAAGCCTAGGTACATGAGAGTTACAAGTAAAGGGATTAGGTGTAGCTTGGATTGGTTCCTGAACTGCAGTGATCTGAGGTTTGAGGAAAGGATGCGAGGGGACTTTATTGAAGGGGATGCACCAGGACCTTTGTTTACAATGGGTGGGAAGCTTCAGATGCCGGGCAGCCAGCTAGTGTCGGATGATGATAACGAGGATACCGATGATGAGGTGCTATATAGGCGGACAGTCATGCTCTAG